The proteins below are encoded in one region of Fibrella aestuarina BUZ 2:
- a CDS encoding OmpH family outer membrane protein, translated as MKRGLFLVTLWLIGGAVPAVAQKFGYVDMEFIFSKLPEYKKAQDGIDQFADRWSKDILDKQAEIEKMQRAYQAEEILLTDDMKRERQRVINDKEREAREYNNKVFGYEGLLFQKKKELMKAPMELVQRALDKVATQRKLDFLFDKSSEGMMMLYTNPRHDYTDYVMEELGLDPDSQKAKAAPARPAAAQQQKQ; from the coding sequence ATGAAAAGGGGTTTGTTCTTAGTAACTTTGTGGCTAATTGGTGGAGCTGTTCCGGCCGTTGCTCAGAAGTTTGGGTACGTTGATATGGAGTTCATATTCAGCAAATTACCTGAATACAAGAAAGCGCAGGATGGGATCGACCAATTTGCAGACCGGTGGTCGAAAGACATTCTGGACAAGCAGGCCGAGATTGAAAAAATGCAACGCGCCTACCAGGCCGAAGAGATTTTGCTGACCGACGACATGAAACGGGAACGGCAGCGGGTCATCAACGACAAGGAGCGCGAAGCACGGGAATACAACAACAAAGTGTTTGGCTATGAGGGCCTTCTCTTTCAAAAAAAGAAGGAACTCATGAAAGCGCCGATGGAGTTAGTACAACGAGCCCTCGATAAAGTAGCCACGCAGCGTAAGCTCGATTTTCTGTTTGACAAATCGAGCGAGGGCATGATGATGCTTTACACCAACCCCCGTCACGACTATACCGATTACGTGATGGAGGAGCTGGGTCTCGACCCTGACAGCCAGAAAGCGAAAGCGGCACCTGCCAGGCCGGCAGCCGCCCAACAGCAAAAGCAGTAA
- a CDS encoding OmpH family outer membrane protein: MKKNLVMALGAALLMGGLSARAQAQASTPVTAAPSASTSSAPRATAATPLKIGYTSMDYLLQQAPEAKDIQNQLTITRTQLENESKRLQKEFEDKYKAYEAGQAQMSEVIKADREKELQGLQTRLQEFQRNAEGTLQKKYQDLVSPVLQKIQKNVDAVAKENGYSHIFNLDAGAGTAVILLYAPEDGNISDLVAKKMGVTPKPAGAATGAATTPAPKK; this comes from the coding sequence ATGAAAAAGAATCTGGTCATGGCGCTTGGCGCAGCCCTGTTAATGGGGGGCCTGAGCGCACGGGCACAAGCCCAGGCGTCAACGCCGGTAACGGCTGCTCCGTCAGCCTCAACGTCCTCTGCCCCCCGGGCAACGGCCGCAACTCCGCTTAAAATCGGATATACCAGCATGGACTATCTGCTCCAGCAGGCTCCTGAAGCGAAAGACATCCAAAACCAACTGACGATTACGCGCACTCAACTCGAAAACGAGTCAAAGCGCCTTCAGAAAGAGTTTGAAGATAAATATAAGGCCTACGAAGCAGGACAGGCTCAGATGTCAGAAGTGATCAAGGCTGACCGCGAAAAAGAGCTACAAGGCCTGCAAACGCGCTTGCAGGAGTTTCAGCGCAATGCTGAAGGCACGCTGCAGAAGAAATATCAGGACCTAGTTAGCCCCGTGTTGCAGAAAATTCAGAAGAACGTAGATGCCGTAGCTAAAGAAAATGGCTACTCGCACATCTTCAACCTCGACGCGGGCGCCGGTACGGCCGTTATCCTGTTATATGCACCCGAAGATGGCAATATCTCGGATCTGGTAGCGAAGAAAATGGGCGTAACGCCGAAGCCGGCTGGTGCTGCCACTGGCGCAGCAACGACCCCGGCTCCGAAGAAGTAG
- a CDS encoding S66 peptidase family protein encodes MLSRRTLLKSALLAPLVRQWPAEARPLPLPLQKPPRLKPGDTVGLFCPAAPAYSREQVQITIESLQALGLKARLAPHFYDRYGYLAGRDADRAADLNAFFADPSIHALMAMHGGWGCARLLPLLNYEQMRRTPKILIGYSDITALLLAINAKAGLATMHGPEGAATWNRFTVDWLRRVLMDGEATLFQNPTDKGDTLTQTRDRITTLNPGIARGRLLGGNLTVLSHLIGTPYVPDWKGAILFLEDVHEEPYSVDRMLTQLKLAGVLDQVAGVVFGKCTKCETEGSYGSLTLEDVLATYLEPLKVPAFSGAMIGHIVDKFTIPLGINAEIDATKGTIRLLEAAVA; translated from the coding sequence ATGTTATCCCGCCGAACGCTGCTTAAATCGGCCTTACTGGCTCCCTTGGTCAGGCAGTGGCCCGCTGAGGCCCGACCCCTCCCGCTACCCCTGCAAAAACCGCCGCGGCTGAAACCCGGCGATACGGTCGGGCTGTTCTGCCCGGCGGCGCCCGCCTACAGCCGTGAGCAGGTGCAGATTACGATTGAGTCGCTACAGGCACTTGGCCTGAAAGCCCGGCTAGCACCCCATTTCTATGACCGTTACGGCTATCTGGCGGGTCGGGATGCCGACCGGGCCGCCGATTTGAATGCGTTCTTCGCCGACCCGTCGATCCACGCCCTGATGGCGATGCACGGCGGGTGGGGCTGTGCCCGCCTGCTGCCCCTGCTCAATTACGAACAGATGCGCCGCACCCCCAAAATTCTGATCGGCTACAGCGACATTACCGCCCTGCTGCTGGCCATCAACGCCAAAGCCGGGTTAGCCACCATGCACGGACCGGAAGGGGCCGCTACCTGGAATCGGTTTACGGTCGATTGGCTGCGGCGGGTGCTAATGGATGGGGAAGCGACGCTCTTCCAGAATCCAACCGACAAGGGCGATACGCTCACGCAAACCCGCGACCGCATCACCACGCTGAACCCCGGTATAGCCCGCGGGCGACTACTGGGCGGCAACCTCACGGTGCTGAGCCACCTCATCGGCACGCCCTACGTACCTGATTGGAAAGGGGCTATTTTGTTTCTGGAAGATGTTCACGAAGAACCCTACAGCGTTGATCGAATGCTGACTCAACTCAAATTGGCGGGCGTGCTCGATCAGGTGGCCGGTGTTGTATTTGGCAAATGCACCAAGTGCGAAACCGAGGGTAGCTACGGCTCGCTCACGCTGGAAGACGTATTGGCAACGTACCTGGAACCGCTGAAGGTCCCCGCGTTTTCGGGCGCTATGATTGGCCACATCGTCGACAAATTCACGATTCCGCTCGGCATCAACGCCGAAATTGACGCCACGAAAGGCACCATCCGGCTGCTGGAAGCCGCAGTGGCATGA
- a CDS encoding FecR family protein, with the protein MKPYALYTAEELAADDLFVRWVQHPYDEEVSAFWQQLLNQQPRLSARFDEARSLILHAGSSLSLPALLPDESDTLWRRIRGSLQDMEDVRSLRPEVRRFIGWWYFVRAIAATACIASLLGLAVYKQYTQEASRLITTTTQARLITLPDGSQVRLFPHSSLRFTPRGFARESTAEGSVHTELTRAVWLDGTAEFDVVNSPAGGVTNAFRVHTEHLTAEATGTHFKVTHTDAQTNVALREGHLNLLLGHQQVRQLNPGEVVSVAGGEIR; encoded by the coding sequence ATGAAGCCTTACGCGCTGTATACTGCCGAAGAGTTGGCGGCTGATGATCTATTCGTTCGTTGGGTGCAACACCCCTACGACGAAGAGGTGTCGGCTTTCTGGCAACAGCTGCTCAATCAGCAGCCGCGGTTGTCGGCCCGCTTCGACGAGGCTCGTTCGTTGATTCTGCACGCGGGTAGCTCGCTATCGTTGCCGGCCCTGCTGCCCGACGAGTCCGATACGCTATGGCGGCGCATCCGGGGGTCCTTGCAGGACATGGAAGATGTGCGGAGCCTGCGGCCCGAGGTACGTCGGTTTATTGGCTGGTGGTACTTCGTCAGGGCGATCGCGGCCACGGCCTGCATTGCCTCGCTGCTAGGGCTGGCGGTCTACAAACAGTATACACAGGAAGCCTCCCGGCTTATCACCACGACCACACAGGCCCGGCTCATCACCTTGCCCGACGGCTCACAGGTACGTCTGTTTCCGCACAGTAGCCTGCGGTTTACGCCGCGCGGATTCGCGCGCGAGAGCACAGCCGAGGGCAGCGTGCACACCGAGCTAACCCGCGCGGTATGGCTCGATGGCACCGCCGAATTCGATGTAGTGAACTCACCGGCGGGGGGCGTTACCAACGCGTTTCGGGTGCATACCGAACACCTGACCGCCGAAGCGACGGGCACGCATTTCAAGGTTACCCACACCGACGCCCAAACAAATGTGGCCTTGCGCGAGGGCCATTTGAACCTCTTGCTGGGTCATCAGCAGGTGCGGCAACTCAACCCCGGCGAGGTCGTTTCGGTAGCGGGTGGCGAAATACGTTAG
- a CDS encoding SDR family NAD(P)-dependent oxidoreductase, producing the protein MEKQTGTHVDKTVLVTGATSGIGRELATLFAKDGYNLVLVARSDENLSQVADGLEQQYGIKVTQIAKNLADEQAPQQIYDEINGKGVQIDVLVNNAGMGEYGKFATETDLQKEMDIIRINVSALVGLTKLFLRDMVQRNEGKILMLGSVASVVPNPLMAVYGATKSFIYSFSEALRNEIKDTNVTLTVLMPGATDTDFFNKAGAMNTKAQDKARDTSPADVAKTGYEALMSGKDKVVHGVANKATVAMAHLLPDSAVTNQSRQDMKDINEAEEESHTAQNVALSLGIAALAIAGLFVLKVWNDRSPVENAYDETRLRYKANRLKNRAQTGLEDLKETVLNAVN; encoded by the coding sequence ATGGAAAAGCAGACCGGCACCCATGTAGACAAGACAGTTCTCGTAACAGGAGCCACCAGCGGTATTGGCCGCGAGCTCGCCACCCTTTTCGCCAAAGACGGCTATAACCTCGTCCTGGTTGCCCGTAGCGACGAAAATCTGTCGCAGGTAGCTGATGGACTCGAGCAACAATATGGTATAAAGGTGACGCAGATCGCCAAGAATCTGGCCGACGAACAGGCTCCGCAGCAGATCTACGACGAGATCAACGGCAAGGGCGTGCAGATCGATGTGCTGGTCAACAACGCCGGTATGGGTGAATACGGCAAGTTTGCGACCGAAACCGATTTGCAGAAGGAAATGGACATCATCCGGATCAACGTATCGGCGCTGGTGGGCCTGACCAAGCTGTTTCTGCGCGACATGGTGCAACGCAACGAAGGCAAGATTCTGATGCTGGGATCGGTGGCCTCGGTAGTCCCCAACCCATTGATGGCCGTTTACGGAGCTACGAAGTCGTTCATTTATTCGTTTTCGGAAGCACTCCGCAACGAGATCAAGGATACCAATGTGACGCTGACCGTGCTGATGCCCGGCGCTACCGACACCGACTTTTTCAACAAAGCCGGCGCGATGAACACCAAAGCGCAGGATAAAGCCCGCGACACATCGCCCGCCGACGTGGCAAAGACCGGCTATGAGGCCTTGATGAGTGGCAAAGACAAAGTTGTACACGGAGTGGCCAACAAAGCCACGGTGGCGATGGCGCACCTGCTGCCCGACTCAGCCGTAACGAATCAATCGCGGCAGGATATGAAGGATATCAACGAAGCCGAAGAAGAATCGCATACTGCCCAGAACGTGGCGCTGAGCCTTGGCATCGCGGCGCTGGCTATTGCGGGTTTGTTTGTGCTGAAAGTCTGGAACGACCGCAGCCCCGTTGAAAACGCTTACGACGAAACACGCCTTCGGTACAAGGCCAACCGGCTGAAAAACCGGGCCCAAACTGGTCTGGAAGACCTGAAAGAAACCGTATTGAACGCGGTAAATTAA